DNA from Aphis gossypii isolate Hap1 chromosome 3, ASM2018417v2, whole genome shotgun sequence:
TTCTAACACTTCaacttagttaatattttgatacactTGTACATTCCgccgtaaatataataactccgtacattataataccgctataaatatagctataatatataggctaCCAAagtaaacgtataataataaatataaaatacacaaaaataataatatacaactgcaggtcgtgtaatattaataagttactaagtataatgatataacaaaataaaataaatcccgaaaaaaaaacattgcttatatacctattgtttgaaatgtttaaatactgaatagtttatttaaaacattgaaaatgtatacttaaaaaactatcttttcataaaataaaataaaacatttaattaagcattaatttaaataataaaaacaaaacaatattacaatggttttttattattgacacCCTAACATGGACGTATGATTTGCGGGTCTTTGTGGTCTAAACACACCactgtgataataattaataagttataggtacgggcataaaaataacataatcgtTTCACGTTTGGCAagaaatcgttttttattcaCGATTATCTAATTAGTGTTTTcatctatatttaaacttcagacgttcataaaaaacattagtGGATATAcactcatttttaaaaataatttgttttaataataataacttatgtagAATCTTaggtatcattattaaatattttgcgaATTTTCTGCAAAAACCATAAAACGATGAATTCACAGATCCAATTGATCAATATTCAAActttaaagatttataaaaatattgtgaatttttgAGGAatcttgtttaaaattttcagaTTGTTTGATGAGGTTAACGTTTTTTAaccatatttatgaaaaaaataacaagttttaaatttcaaatgtctaaaaacaactcaaaaaatatcatattttaaaaattgtatgatgtataaaaaattacttatatcaaTACTGTGAAAATTTCTAgcatctaaggttaaaaaaaattttgttaaatactttttttatatttgacccCACATTAAGTTCTATCTAGAAGTTGCTATTAGACATTAatgttaaagtttaaaatcgaAACTTTTTCcccaaaaagtaataatacacaaaataaaaaaaaataatttaaaacactcatcattctaaaatttataaaatcatctaTCACTACACTCAGAATTTAAATCATaggtatacattgtatattcgTCTTAATTCTCTGACAGAACTTaagtttaacataaaaaatgttcacatgaaaccaaaaacataatattttattaacatgacgtttttgttattgttgttatcaACGGGTTATCGTCGAAGTCACAGAGTGACAGATGTCGCTGCACTCAACGGGGAATCAAAAATACCaggaaaaaagttaaaaaatcgaGGTACGGTTGTCGACACTGTTGGACGGCGCGCGCGCGCTGTGACTTTATCGCGGCGGGAGGGGGGTTGTCGAGCGGACTGACTTACCTGCGGTAAAAATATGTCGAAAACATGTCATCAATGCTCTGCTGTGCCGTGGTAAGTACACCGAtttgttcttaatttttttttaactatttataagataTGGGAAACGCTTTCGGCCCGGGCTCGGCGTCGCGTCCTTCCGCTACGAGTGCCGCAACTAGCCAGTCAGCGTTCCCGGGACAGAACCGTTGTTGGCCATTATCCTCGTGGTTTCGGTTTTTGGGTCCTGTTCCGGGTACCCTTGACCAACGTATGCTGCGGCCATCGTTGTTTCCGGTTTTTGGCCGCCGTCGATCCCGGTCCGCGGGTTTTCGAGGGTCGTCCCGTTCTCGCTTTGAAAATGACCCGGAAGTCTGGGCCCTTATGATTGACAACCCTTTATCCAGGTTTCCgggtataaaagtaaaaaacagtATGTGTTGTTTTTTGTACTGTTGATTTTCGTTTCGCAGTGGCTGGCGCCCGATCTTCACTTAACTGATAAGGGAAATTGTTCTCCGGACGTTAtgtttgttgttgttattactattgttgttgttgttgttgttgtaatCGTCCTACAACCGTGATGAAGTCGAAGTAGGCCATACTATTTTTTCTAGtggaatttcattatttttaagacttCCGCTCCCCACCCCCAAGTcgataatttttgtttcaaaattcaatGTTGTTCGTTTCTGTTTTCTCAATTCAAAACCTATCAATTTATTGCAGCCTATGCACTTAACGTTTTagcatattttaacaaacatttattttttagtttcttcGAACGTGTTCTTGCAATTTTGTTgctaattgtaatttttttctctcgtaagcctataattgtttaaacagaacccaaaatatttttgattaaaaacaaaaaaaaaaacataaaaaaatgatttggattagttttataaaatctattattatgttaagaaagttgatttctattatatttacaatatatttatctgttttggtttgtaacaaaaaattattcattcataGTTTCCAAGGTACTTtcaatacatttcaatatctagcaatattgtattaattaatgattactatcaattaataattcatttgatattatattttttgtttttgttttatttctgttGTCAAATCAAATGTGATCCGATTAAATGAATCAAATTCTCAAAACTGTTCTAATTCTTTTGTTGAAAACCGTTTAAATATGTGAATTGTTATGAAAGTAAGATGACCTATTTCTGCATTTACaacattagtaaaattaattaatttttttattgctctAAACAGTTGTTACAAAAGTTCCCTGAAAactttatttagatatttctcATTGTTAAGTTATctactgatttattttaagttaaattattatttttaaagtataattaccAAACATAATCAAACTAGgaatttgtattaaacaatgattgattatttatttgtgtacatTAGTTATTTACTTTAACAAGATATGATTGAATTAAAGccttgtttaaattaaattacttgatgataatttatttgtatatatattacctaataacaaaataatgttattatataagtttagaTACTTAAGAAGACATACCTGCATGTGTTGTGTCTGTCTTACACAAGTACAACATAGACAAAACGCATTTACTCCATCTGAGAAGAACTCCCCCAATTTTGATTCTAGAGTAAATtcacctattataaaattgaattgtgacaatatttttgagggCAAGACGctgtatttcttttaaaaaaaatttaaattttgaaaagttaaagGTCATATTAAAATGCTAACATTTTTGCTATTTCttaatgatataatgaatGTTATATTGGGAATCATGGTAAAAATGCAGGGTTTCGTTCTCAGAAATATTGtcacaattcaattttataatatgtatacctactctaGAATCAAAATTGAGCGAGTTCTTCTCAGACTGTAAATGTGTTTTGTCTATATCATACGTGTGTAAGatggagacaacacatgcagGTATGACGTTCTcttaaagataattaaataggtaggtgTTAAAATTTTGCTTGCTGCTAAAAATTTAtcatctatttaaattaagtgcaTTTAAGCTTTGtccataatgtattattattatgataattattaaagtaggtatatagttgaGTGTTATtgcattgaaataatttaatcattattgtttagttAAATACCTGGAAACCTGTGGTTTATTTTCTAGTGCTAAGTGTATCCCTGTTATGCACTCAGATTCATATTAGTCGAGTTGTTAGTGGTCTGAAAGTTATCAGATAagcattataaacatttaacatacaAGAAATTAGTTTTGGAAATGATCATACCCATTGATTAATGTTTTGAGACGCTTTGttgagaaatataaatttttcccTGGGGGTAAATTTGATCCCACCATAAAAATGtgcatatttcattaaaacttgaatttatttaacaatttagttTTCATCATATTTCatgattgtaattttattatttattttttttcagcttTCAAAACTAGGCTAAATTAGTTTTAGTCTTAatcacaattaataattaaaaaaattagaaaaaaaaagtaatacttaaatattaaaaacaaaattcttaCATCAACTTTATTCTCTTCTTCGCTGTACGTTCCTTCAACTATTAGTCATCTGAGAAAACGACATACTGCAACATTACCAGCAAGCATTGTGACAACTATCAACTGAGAAatcttttattgtttaaataatatttaattgaaacgtGTGCTGTGTATTGTAATGAACCAACCGAATACTTTAGAACTgtctattttataacaattattattagatttttaaagtaggaagatatctttttattatttattaagtttttttttttttttttttgtctaagtTAAGAAAAAAGAGTTTTATGTAACAACcataattatttgtgttcAAACGTAAAACATTTAGGAAAGTCGCTTGACTTAGTCGAGTGCCTTTTttagttcttaaaaatattactgtgatattgattttaatggtaataatgtattataatatataatttaacattaggaTAATACATtagattatatatacatatataagcaAAGAAACCAACCACTTTCCCTACTACCCCACTCCTTTAAAtcaactttatatatatattaaatattatatgatcatAATAGTTAagcatataaacaaataacttaagaatttaaaactagTATGTCTAACAACTCCCAGTGGAATCTATTTCAATCAAATATGTTGAACGGTAGCGATTCTTCCATGATTAACTTTAAAACCCTCTCGgcattaacaaatttaaacaattacccATCATCGAGATCTTCAAATCATTCACCACCAAACTATAATTCACAGTCAAGTCAAAATTTCCCTATGCCATCACAATATCAGTCGTCGCAATTTCATCAAAAGGATTCGtcaatgaataatatgtttaacaaCGGACTACAGTCATCAAACTTTGATGTATTTTCTTCTGATAACACTGCACCTGTGAGTCGATATCCTCCGGCTGGCAACGACATTTTTGGTGGACATGACACGGCTACTGCGAGCAGTTCGAACAATTCCAATTTTTCGAATGAATCATTTGGTAACAATCAAGGTGTTAGGGAAACTGGAATTATAGAGAAACTTTTGGTATGTATAATTACTgttctaaattgtttttatattaattgactCTTATTATTTTCAGCATTCTTATGGATTTATTCAATGTTGTGAGCGTCAGGCAAGATTATTCTTTCATTTTAGTCAATTTAGTGGCAACATTGAGCATCTTAAAATTGGTGATCCCGTTGAATTTGAAATGACTTATGATAGAAGAACTGGTAAACCCATTGCTAGCACTGTTACAAAAATTGCTCCTGAAGTGGTAAGTTCTtagtactaatatttataacttttaaaattaatcaggtaaatattattcattaggtATTAAGTGAAGAAAGAGTAACTGGTGTAGTAACAACAGAATTGAGAACTGAAGGTTCGGGCGGTGATACGCAAGGTCGAATTAGTTATGAAAATCGAGGAGAGTGTTTCTTTCTCCCTTACAATAAAGATGATGTTGAAGGTAATGTCACTCTTAGAACTGGTGATCAAGTAAGCTTTCAAATCGCAACAAATCAGAGGGGTAATTTGGGAGCTACACATGTCCGCTTAGAAAATCCAGTACATCCAGTTAAATATCAGGGAGTTGTATGTTCTATGAAAGATGTTTTTGGTTACATCGAACGAGCTGATATTGTAAAAGAAATTTCATTTCCATTTACTGAGTTTAAAGATTCCTCCAAACCTTTACAATTGGGTGATGATGTGGAATTCATTATACAAACACGTAGTGTaagtaaattgaatatatttatttgaatataagtataatttgtgtgaattaaaaaaataaccataaaacaaaattctgTAGTTAAAACTCAGtatgtaaatatgaaaaattattgctTGTTTTAGAAATTGTATTTGACCATTCATTCTTCTAAATTAACACTTGGGTTTTGAGTtatgttgattatttatatgaaaatggtTAATTGTATCTAAATTTAGGAACTTTAGTTATCTAGTTTTTCAAACTTGTTCATAGTAGAtagtttaaatagtaattttcaatgtgttataattttgttattatatttgtaatttatttcagataattttgtgttttgtagaataccatgttttatttttaacaatattgttttatgttaaatatttgttttttttaacaagaaaTGAGTGgccatttataacattttaaaatatttttatacttgtatttgttttattgaacACTTgagtttctattttattttattttactaattataaattaattttgttttattatttatcagggAAAGGAAGTCGCATGTAATATTGAACGTTTACCTCCTGGTTCAGTAATATTTGAAGATATTGAGGATACTGTTATGAAAGGTCAAGTTTTAAAACCTTTAGACAAAACTCCTCAGAGCCATTTACCATCTGAACCATTACCTGGACGTATACGTTATAGAGCACCAGATTATTCTGAAGTTGAAGTTTCATTTGGTGAAAAAGATCAGCAGGGTGATTTTACACTGAGGTAAGTACGATTGATTCAACTTGCTTAAACTTCCTCTTCCTAAAGAATATGAATTTGGAGAATTAATTAGTCTATATCACAGTGTGCCTTACTATTTTAAAGctgctataatataaagattcgAATGAAATgagtaaaatcaaaatagcaactcacaattttatacttgtaGTAGTCTCTTGATAGAACGAATATAgacaaattatgtattatacatgtaatgattttgttgatttttacaGACATGGTGATTGGGTTGAATTCCGAATTGCAACCGATCGACGAGATCAGTTGAAACGAGCTACTAATATCTCGTTATTACCAGAATCATTCGTAGTTTCTGGTGAAAGAAGAGAGCTTGGTATTATTGCAGTTTTAAAACAAGGATTTGGATTCTTACGTTCTGTTGAAAGAGAAccaaagatatattttactttcaacGAAATTTTGGATGTTCAAAGAAAATTGGAATGTAACGATGAAGTTGAATTTACAGTGGCACAAGTAATATTATGAGATTCTTAGTTTATTTGACTTGCCTCTGAACACTCAATAACtagttaatattgattttaataaaggtCATGCATGTAAAAAATTTCTATACTGTATTTCATGAGCAAAAGTaactagttattttatactacttcCTACAGTTTGACCTTCTACAAAACCATTAATACTCTGATCAAATATGTATCTTTAATACAACTAAttctaataatacattaatagtgTATGTCATACAAATGttcaatatagataatttgtGTTGTTAATTTCagtattaaagttaattaaaatgttatcaaacttaattaaaaaaaatatatttgtattttgtgggCTTTTGTTGATTCTTTTAcggatacaattatttaattttccaaatttcAAACCTGGCAATGTTTctacatcaattttttttaatgatcaatTTTGATGTACTGCTAACtgtgctataaattattacaaaaagattttatccataaaaattgttttgtgtaattattttcattattatgtattctttttttttttataaattactcatttcataattgaaattgtattctttattctttaatttgtaatttatccacattttaatactattttatttatttgtttgcttactaaagtagtttttatttaagaggatgtcagcgcactatttgttttctctctgGTCCACGTGCAACATAGACAAAACGCATCTAcgcaaaatcattttttctatgGTTTTAAGTAATCTTAGGAGAAAAACATTCATTACATAAAAGATtggagaataatatttttgagggaaTGACATATTGATTTGTCAAAATATGGtctcaaaacaatttacaacattattttgtttattttgaaagtcaaataaca
Protein-coding regions in this window:
- the LOC114119344 gene encoding cold shock domain-containing protein E1 isoform X1, with amino-acid sequence MSNNSQWNLFQSNMLNGSDSSMINFKTLSALTNLNNYPSSRSSNHSPPNYNSQSSQNFPMPSQYQSSQFHQKDSSMNNMFNNGLQSSNFDVFSSDNTAPVSRYPPAGNDIFGGHDTATASSSNNSNFSNESFGNNQGVRETGIIEKLLHSYGFIQCCERQARLFFHFSQFSGNIEHLKIGDPVEFEMTYDRRTGKPIASTVTKIAPEVVLSEERVTGVVTTELRTEGSGGDTQGRISYENRGECFFLPYNKDDVEGNVTLRTGDQVSFQIATNQRGNLGATHVRLENPVHPVKYQGVVCSMKDVFGYIERADIVKEISFPFTEFKDSSKPLQLGDDVEFIIQTRSGKEVACNIERLPPGSVIFEDIEDTVMKGQVLKPLDKTPQSHLPSEPLPGRIRYRAPDYSEVEVSFGEKDQQGDFTLRHGDWVEFRIATDRRDQLKRATNISLLPESFVVSGERRELGIIAVLKQGFGFLRSVEREPKIYFTFNEILDVQRKLECNDEVEFTVAQDPSSSFGNSRQSAIRIKHLPRGSVQFEVLIEEGLVGIVTVVATEIFEPSSPSKNNAHQFDEVTYEPGVITLHSNGVKRTILYNVKDCNGKYVPRQGDKVRFNLYQIKRNKELIAMNIHLASTVSNNNTRTSTDEQNRADIKYGYIAALKDGFGFIETIALDSEVFFRYANLNEPSASLELGMEVEYTLSTRNTGNGGSCASAENVRILPPGSISDNCELLQPNVILDGVVSRPLRSVNPEQTEYAGIIQEVPTTEEENISQYEFGIKGLINKRELLQVGDPVQFQVDSKNRAVNIIAIRKKQRAHVDAIKGLFGFLTHEVEGGKKLFFHTSEVTDGIKLNQGDLVEFVLVVNQRSGKSSGCNVTKISSAENSPPKQPSQRPEHLINRIRTISVIDDGSPKLVVIRQPLGPDGSKGFDPNARKQHNPGQLIEV
- the LOC114119344 gene encoding cold shock domain-containing protein E1 isoform X2; this translates as MSNNSQWNLFQSNMLNGSDSSMINFKTLSALTNLNNYPSSRSSNHSPPNYNSQSSQNFPMPSQYQSSQFHQKDSSMNNMFNNGLQSSNFDVFSSDNTAPVSRYPPAGNDIFGGHDTATASSSNNSNFSNESFGNNQGVRETGIIEKLLHSYGFIQCCERQARLFFHFSQFSGNIEHLKIGDPVEFEMTYDRRTGKPIASTVTKIAPEVVLSEERVTGVVTTELRTEGSGGDTQGRISYENRGECFFLPYNKDDVEGNVTLRTGDQVSFQIATNQRGNLGATHVRLENPVHPVKYQGVVCSMKDVFGYIERADIVKEISFPFTEFKDSSKPLQLGDDVEFIIQTRSGKEVACNIERLPPGSVIFEDIEDTVMKGQVLKPLDKTPQSHLPSEPLPGRIRYRAPDYSEVEVSFGEKDQQGDFTLRHGDWVEFRIATDRRDQLKRATNISLLPESFVVSGERRELGIIAVLKQGFGFLRSVEREPKIYFTFNEILDVQRKLECNDEVEFTVAQDPSSSFGNSRQSAIRIKHLPRGSVQFEVLIEEGLVGIVTVVATEIFEPSSPSKNNAHFDEVTYEPGVITLHSNGVKRTILYNVKDCNGKYVPRQGDKVRFNLYQIKRNKELIAMNIHLASTVSNNNTRTSTDEQNRADIKYGYIAALKDGFGFIETIALDSEVFFRYANLNEPSASLELGMEVEYTLSTRNTGNGGSCASAENVRILPPGSISDNCELLQPNVILDGVVSRPLRSVNPEQTEYAGIIQEVPTTEEENISQYEFGIKGLINKRELLQVGDPVQFQVDSKNRAVNIIAIRKKQRAHVDAIKGLFGFLTHEVEGGKKLFFHTSEVTDGIKLNQGDLVEFVLVVNQRSGKSSGCNVTKISSAENSPPKQPSQRPEHLINRIRTISVIDDGSPKLVVIRQPLGPDGSKGFDPNARKQHNPGQLIEV
- the LOC114119344 gene encoding cold shock domain-containing protein E1 isoform X4; the encoded protein is MKSSQNFPMPSQYQSSQFHQKDSSMNNMFNNGLQSSNFDVFSSDNTAPVSRYPPAGNDIFGGHDTATASSSNNSNFSNESFGNNQGVRETGIIEKLLHSYGFIQCCERQARLFFHFSQFSGNIEHLKIGDPVEFEMTYDRRTGKPIASTVTKIAPEVVLSEERVTGVVTTELRTEGSGGDTQGRISYENRGECFFLPYNKDDVEGNVTLRTGDQVSFQIATNQRGNLGATHVRLENPVHPVKYQGVVCSMKDVFGYIERADIVKEISFPFTEFKDSSKPLQLGDDVEFIIQTRSGKEVACNIERLPPGSVIFEDIEDTVMKGQVLKPLDKTPQSHLPSEPLPGRIRYRAPDYSEVEVSFGEKDQQGDFTLRHGDWVEFRIATDRRDQLKRATNISLLPESFVVSGERRELGIIAVLKQGFGFLRSVEREPKIYFTFNEILDVQRKLECNDEVEFTVAQDPSSSFGNSRQSAIRIKHLPRGSVQFEVLIEEGLVGIVTVVATEIFEPSSPSKNNAHQFDEVTYEPGVITLHSNGVKRTILYNVKDCNGKYVPRQGDKVRFNLYQIKRNKELIAMNIHLASTVSNNNTRTSTDEQNRADIKYGYIAALKDGFGFIETIALDSEVFFRYANLNEPSASLELGMEVEYTLSTRNTGNGGSCASAENVRILPPGSISDNCELLQPNVILDGVVSRPLRSVNPEQTEYAGIIQEVPTTEEENISQYEFGIKGLINKRELLQVGDPVQFQVDSKNRAVNIIAIRKKQRAHVDAIKGLFGFLTHEVEGGKKLFFHTSEVTDGIKLNQGDLVEFVLVVNQRSGKSSGCNVTKISSAENSPPKQPSQRPEHLINRIRTISVIDDGSPKLVVIRQPLGPDGSKGFDPNARKQHNPGQLIEV
- the LOC114119344 gene encoding cold shock domain-containing protein E1 isoform X3, which encodes MSSMLCCAVSSQNFPMPSQYQSSQFHQKDSSMNNMFNNGLQSSNFDVFSSDNTAPVSRYPPAGNDIFGGHDTATASSSNNSNFSNESFGNNQGVRETGIIEKLLHSYGFIQCCERQARLFFHFSQFSGNIEHLKIGDPVEFEMTYDRRTGKPIASTVTKIAPEVVLSEERVTGVVTTELRTEGSGGDTQGRISYENRGECFFLPYNKDDVEGNVTLRTGDQVSFQIATNQRGNLGATHVRLENPVHPVKYQGVVCSMKDVFGYIERADIVKEISFPFTEFKDSSKPLQLGDDVEFIIQTRSGKEVACNIERLPPGSVIFEDIEDTVMKGQVLKPLDKTPQSHLPSEPLPGRIRYRAPDYSEVEVSFGEKDQQGDFTLRHGDWVEFRIATDRRDQLKRATNISLLPESFVVSGERRELGIIAVLKQGFGFLRSVEREPKIYFTFNEILDVQRKLECNDEVEFTVAQDPSSSFGNSRQSAIRIKHLPRGSVQFEVLIEEGLVGIVTVVATEIFEPSSPSKNNAHQFDEVTYEPGVITLHSNGVKRTILYNVKDCNGKYVPRQGDKVRFNLYQIKRNKELIAMNIHLASTVSNNNTRTSTDEQNRADIKYGYIAALKDGFGFIETIALDSEVFFRYANLNEPSASLELGMEVEYTLSTRNTGNGGSCASAENVRILPPGSISDNCELLQPNVILDGVVSRPLRSVNPEQTEYAGIIQEVPTTEEENISQYEFGIKGLINKRELLQVGDPVQFQVDSKNRAVNIIAIRKKQRAHVDAIKGLFGFLTHEVEGGKKLFFHTSEVTDGIKLNQGDLVEFVLVVNQRSGKSSGCNVTKISSAENSPPKQPSQRPEHLINRIRTISVIDDGSPKLVVIRQPLGPDGSKGFDPNARKQHNPGQLIEV